The following coding sequences are from one Hydra vulgaris chromosome 04, alternate assembly HydraT2T_AEP window:
- the LOC136079789 gene encoding putative ascorbate peroxidase, with the protein MLFLLGLQYFALVFSCMEAVQIFPTFKDYNKAKTDLLNLIESFKVNRDLPMIAGCVRLAFHDCIGKYKCDGCIDHTNRGNAGLKIITDRLNALYDATHKGKISRADFYALAAVVALTRSTFDAPVKYLGLKDFKVGRGDCETSPNQVQSVDPPKGIDGTRKTFKFFKDEFKFSVNEAVTILGAHTLGRCKLENSGFVGSWVDEQFSTVTQGPFTLAPTSVLDNAYYREIIDVVPWIQVTINGTQKQWQEPDSPIPNDRLPESNRTSLLLNSDMANSWIIEPIDKSGSVLCSPASQTVQCKHSAAHRQAFRFARDNALWVKEFTEVFNRMIEMNRYVLKKAPTK; encoded by the coding sequence ATGCTGTTTTTACTTGGTCTTCAGTATTTTGCGTTAGTGTTTTCGTGCATGGAGGCGGTTCAAATTTTTCCcacttttaaagattataataaaGCTAAAACCGACTTGCTCAATTTGATTGAATCTTTTAAAGTAAATAGAGACTTGCCAATGATTGCTGGCTGTGTACGTCTGGCTTTTCACGATTGCATTGGTAAATACAAATGCGATGGATGCATAGATCATACAAACAGAGGTAACGCTGGACTAAAAATAATAACCGACCGTCTTAATGCATTATACGACGCTACACATAAAGGGAAAATATCTAGAGCAGATTTCTACGCTTTAGCCGCTGTTGTTGCTCTCACAAGGTCAACGTTTGACGCTCCAGTTAAATACTTAGGACTAAAAGACTTCAAAGTTGGAAGAGGAGATTGCGAAACCTCCCCTAATCAAGTTCAAAGTGTTGATCCACCAAAAGGCATCGATGGAACCAGAAAAACGTTTAAATTCTTTAAGGACGAATTTAAATTTAGCGTTAATGAAGCAGTAACCATTTTAGGAGCACACACGCTCGGACGATGCAAGCTGGAAAACTCTGGTTTTGTTGGAAGCTGGGTCGACGAACAATTTTCAACAGTTACTCAGGGACCATTCACACTAGCTCCAACTAGCGTTCTTGACAATGCTTACTACAGAGAAATTATAGATGTTGTTCCGTGGATCCAAGTAACCATCAACGGTACACAAAAACAATGGCAAGAACCAGACAGCCCAATACCCAATGACCGGTTGCCGGAGTCTAACAGGACATCATTGCTTTTAAACTCAGATATGGCTAATTCTTGGATTATTGAACCAATTGATAAAAGTGGATCTGTTTTATGTTCTCCAGCTTCGCAAACAGTACAGTGTAAGCATTCAGCTGCTCACCGACAAGCATTTCGATTTGCACGTGATAATGCGTTGTGGGTAAAAGAGTTTACTGAAGTATTTAACCGCATGATTGAAATGAATAGATATGTCTTAAAGAAAGCTccaacaaaataa